The genomic region GATGAGTATGTAAAAGGCGATAAGCGAACTCTAGCAAAAGCACATCAAATTTTTATGGACGAAGCAAAAGAGATTGTTTCAAAAATGACAAATAAAGAGGTAAAAGACGCATTTGAAAGAGGCGAGGTAAAAGAGATTGTTGCGCTTATTGCTTATATGGAAAGCCTAGGGCAAAAGCGTCGCGTGCCGCAAGCTAAGTAATTGCACGCAAGGGAAAACAAATGAGCGAGATAGGTGCTTTTATTGTGAGATTTATTAGCGAGCATGCAAACGGGCTTTATACCCTTTGCACTCTTGTATGTGTGGTCTTTTTATATGGTTATATCTACCATTTGTATTCCTCGCAAAAAAAAGGCAAGCGCGATTATGAGAAATACGCGGATTTGGCATTAAAAGATGATTTAAATGATGCGCTCATCGAGCCATTAGAGAATGAAAAAGCCTTGAAAAAAGGTAAATAAATAAGGAGGAGTTGGTATGCAATGGTTAAATTTATCAGATAGCGTAAATGCTTTAGCATTGCTAGGCGCGGTGGTGATTCTTATCCTTACAGCGTTCATCATGGCGTTGTATCTCAAAAAGATGAAAAACGCAAGAAGCGAAGATGAAACAAAGCTTGAGCACGAATGGGACGGCATAGGTGAGTTTGCAAATAATGTCCCTGTGGGTTGGTTGGCGTGTTTTGCCGGTATGATTATTTGGGGATTTTGGTATTTCTTTGCAGGCTACCCATTGAAATCTTTTTCACAAATTGGCGAATATAATCAAGAGGTGGCACGCTATAACGCAGCATACCAAAAAACTTGGGAGAATCTCACACAAGATCAGCTTCAGGCGATGGGGCTAGGCATTTTTCAAGTGCAATGCTCACAATGCCATGGACCAAGCGCAGATGGTATGGAAGGCAAAGCACAGAATCTCGTGCTTTGGGGCAAGGAAGAGGGCATCATTGATGTTATTAGAAATGGAAGTAGTGGCTTAGGCTATGGAATGGACGAAATGTCTCCTTTAGATTCAGATACTATAAGCGATGATGACGCAAGAGCAGTCGCAGCGTATGTGATGAAAGAAGTCTCTGGCGTGAAAAGCACAAGGTTTGAGAATGAAGTTGATAGAGGCAGAGAAATTTTTGCTGAACAATGTGTGGCTTGCCACGGCGAAGATGGCAAAGGCTTGGAAGGAATGGCAGCAGATTTGAGCCTTTATGGCACTACGGCATTTTTGCAACGCGTGCTTGAGAATGGTAAAAAAGGTTACATCGG from Helicobacter himalayensis harbors:
- a CDS encoding cytochrome c oxidase, cbb3-type, CcoQ subunit, which produces MSEIGAFIVRFISEHANGLYTLCTLVCVVFLYGYIYHLYSSQKKGKRDYEKYADLALKDDLNDALIEPLENEKALKKGK
- the ccoP gene encoding cytochrome-c oxidase, cbb3-type subunit III; the encoded protein is MQWLNLSDSVNALALLGAVVILILTAFIMALYLKKMKNARSEDETKLEHEWDGIGEFANNVPVGWLACFAGMIIWGFWYFFAGYPLKSFSQIGEYNQEVARYNAAYQKTWENLTQDQLQAMGLGIFQVQCSQCHGPSADGMEGKAQNLVLWGKEEGIIDVIRNGSSGLGYGMDEMSPLDSDTISDDDARAVAAYVMKEVSGVKSTRFENEVDRGREIFAEQCVACHGEDGKGLEGMAADLSLYGTTAFLQRVLENGKKGYIGIMPSFNYANFATTQEEALNAYIRSLSVE